Proteins encoded within one genomic window of Plasmodium cynomolgi strain B DNA, chromosome 11, whole genome shotgun sequence:
- a CDS encoding pyrroline carboxylate reductase (putative) yields the protein MENIRVGFIGLGKMGSALAYGIERSKLIGNQNIYYHTPVKKEAPFVYLQSSCQDVRYNCASRETRPCWKSTAGNSEGSLVFCANNNVDATDKQKVINIFSGCGVIQEIKEADMDIATAISGCGPAYVFLFIESLIDAGVKNGLNRDVSKKLVLQTILGSVHMVNASSHPVQQLKDDVCSPGGITIVGLSTLEKHAFKYAEMNLNICSSDLG from the exons ATGGAAAACATCCGCGTGG GATTCATCGGTCTAGGAAAAATGGGCTCGGCGTTAGCCTACGGCATAGAAAGATCCAAGCTTATTGGgaatcaaaatatttattaccaCACACCAGTGAAGAAGGAAGCTCCCTTCGTTTACCTCCAATCTA GTTGCCAAGACGTGCGATATAATTGTGCTAGCCGTGAAACCAGACCTTGCTGGAAAAGTACTGCAGGAAATTCAG AAGGCTCCCTtgttttttgtgcaaataatAATGTGGACGCAACAGATAAACAAAAGGTAATCAATATTTTCAGCGGATGTGGAGTTAtacaagaaataaaagaagctGACATGGACATAGCAACGGCCATCTCTGGTTGTGGACCAGcctatgtttttttatttattgaaaGTTTAATTGATGCGGGGGTTAAGAATGGGCTAAATAGGGATGTGTCGAAAAAACTGGTTCTGCAAACAATCCTTGGATCCGTTCACATGGTTAATGCTTCGAGCCATCCCGTTCAGCAGCTGAAGGACGATGTGTGTTCCCCAGGTGGGATTACCATCGTGGGCTTGTCCACCCTGGAGAAACACGCATTCAAATATGCAG AGATGAACTTAAACATTTGTTCGTCTGATTTAGGTTAA
- a CDS encoding T-complex protein 1 delta subunit (putative) has translation MAEVAKNRNTENLNRNEKQSDVRQMNILAAKAVADVTRTSLGPKGMDKMIEDGKGGVIITNDGATILKEMAVAHPTAKMIVELSKAQDVEAGDGTTSVVVMCGSLLNVCKSLLDKNIHCQKISESFFEASLKSEEILRSMSIPIDLNDKNMLIQNAITSLNSKVVSHNSSLLAPIAVDVILKITDINKDRNVDLNNIRIVKKLGGTIEDTEIVDGLIFTSNKISKRAHGIKNLSQAKIGLIQFCLSLPKTDMDNTVVVKDYNSMDRLLREERVIIAKMIKKIASTGCNLLLIQKSILRDAVNDLALDFLSKSKIMVIKDIEREDIEFISKTCNCVPVASLDYFTPDKLGYAENVVTESIGYGEIVKITGVESKNTISVLLRASNNLMLDEAERSLHDALCVVRSLIKERAILPGGAAPEMELSQKLYQWANTLKGSKQICVKAFSDALELIPYTLAENAGLSPLHIVTELRNKHAEGHKYAGINIRTGTISNMIDENVIQPLLVTSTAIKLATETVMMILKIDDTVICR, from the exons ATGGCTGAAGTTGCAA AAAACAGGAACACGGAGAACTTGAacagaaatgaaaagcaAAGCGACGTGAGGCAGATGAACATTTTGGCGGCGAAGGCCGTAGCGGACGTGACGAGGACTAGCTTGGGTCCGAAGGGCATGGACAAAATG ATCGAGGACGGGAAAGGAGGAGTGATCATCACGAACGACGGAGCTACGATCCTGAAAGAAATGGCAGTGGCGCACCCAACGGCAAAAATGATCGTGGAGCTGAGCAAGGCGCAGGACGTAGAGGCAGGGGACGGAACGACCTCTGTAGTGGTTATGTGTGGGTCCCTCCTAAATGTGTGCAAATCGTTGCTAGACAAAAATATACACTGCCAAAAAATTTCAGAAAGTTTTTTCGAGGCGTCATTGAAGAGTGAAGAAATATTAAGAAGTATGTCCATCCCAATAGACCTGAATGACAAAAACATGTTAATTCAAAATGCGATCACGTCATTGAATTCGAAGGTGGTGTCTCATAATTCCTCCCTCCTGGCACCCATAGCTGTAGatgttattttaaaaatcacaGATATTAATAAGGACAGAAATGTGGACTTGAACAACATCagaattgtgaaaaaattgggagGTACCATTGAAGACACCGAAATTGTAGATGGATTAATATTTACGAGTAACAAAATTAGCAAACGTGCACATGGAATAAAGAATTTATCTCAAGCCAAGATAGGACTGATACAGTTCTGTTTATCCTTACCTAAGACTGATATGGATAACACAGTGGTGGTTAAGGATTATAATAGCATGGATAGATTACTGAGAGAAGAAAGAGTAATAATTGCTaagatgattaaaaaaattgcatctACTGGTTGTAATTTATTGCTCATACAGAAAAGTATTTTACGTGATGCAGTAAATGATTTAGCTTTGGATTTTTTATCTAAGTCTAAAATTATGGTTATAAAAGACATAGAAAGGGAAGACATAGAATTCATTTCGAAGACTTGCAATTGTGTACCTGTGGCTAGTCTGGATTATTTCACTCCGGATAAATTAGGATATGCTGAAAATGTGGTCACAGAATCGATTGGGTATGGTgaaattgttaaaattacAGGAGTGGAATCAAAGAATAccatttctgttttgttgAGAGCTTCAAATAATCTTATGCTAGACGAAGCGGAAAGATCGCTACATGATGCTCTCTGTGTTGTTAGAAGCTTAATTAAAGAGAGGGCTATTTTACCTGGAGGAGCTGCCCCAGAAATGGAACTGTCCCAAAAGTTGTACCAATGGGCAAATACTCTGAAGGGGTCGAAACAAATTTGCGTTAAAGCTTTTTCAGATGCATTGGAATTAATTCCCTACACGTTAGCAGAAAATGCAGGACTCTCACCACTTCACATTGTCACAGAATTGAGGAACAAACATGCAGAGGGACATAAGTACGCCGGGATAAATATTCGCACGGGTACCATATCTAATATGATTGATGAAAATGTCATACAACCTTTGCTAGTCACGTCCACGGCGATTAAGTTGGCTACCGAGACAGTCATGATGATTCTCAAAATTGATGACACGGTCATTTGTAGGTAA
- a CDS encoding hypothetical protein (putative), whose product MGVEKNPPHVALKLSDVFTAEKKPARENPQHQQSRKPNNEELTEKSRNILNKYRVTQLNNGEFNKIYVKNKFFKDRARVNRLRQPNWEVKALPKGGDDSTNGVPTKDANEEDTNEKIDTSVKFCRRKIHKQSNLLMSNGTIGLVVHNGVMCLSMKGQQCFVITSAKNAFYVLDPHKLRKAYTSEHYPEDIQNLYCANGYVYVIFRKKVYKVNESGGKKIFSLEDDLHSIVNILTVYDYLLTYSKKEIVIWNDVYKEGCDNDGFVSDSCSEVGQGDEWGEENPDEEKAAKEGEVNPDEEKAAKEGEVNPDVEKAAKEGEDARLLGDPPLSGCPNAKKHLFKRILLFDDHSDVEIRSVIHPPGYINKVIILTSENKIYLYNINKEKIIHEYSALRSVNLRSEKNIKIMTLTTKKDELCIVTSTNELYIINTERDELVYSKNIHMNEDKITCVQFYNYTFNGESMSIILVGTELGKIIMIDPNSSNYFILRDAHDCVKAILIPPQGGGYLFTVGQRDNKINLLNLHKSTFTLDVMKRRNSCVGLINNVKYLDDEKFKIVVSANEVNKREGNLYIINPHCPEQNKDFSWNKKINLIDRTIIDFDINPNRHYDWNNILVCVKNSHRVYLASSYKKIIDNVFLALPSDVISGASKQRMQRRGKEAAKKRGQGVESQGDNPNAVREGLFDWIHNLSNHAQEGTSESNEEKEKEYKIIDDYNQYGDLEEDEGEMGMRRKNATSVLISTCGHIGIVGYSDGEIHSFNIQSATYRNEYKLNKYSFKSKAHLNGDILKLYRYGISNFVSASNSKEDLYLRVWNIYTSELVYSYCIKKEYLNSGQCKRNHNSDDVTISSFYHFNILTVVCLSNNHTVILDIEQKSITRKFDFAYAVTNATFSADNRLILFALKNRTLLLYEIISNTFIDYLLFKSDITSMLYNDVYLYTAHSDAENYLYSFTNKNLFNSNNYVVNDYQSFGAFLMEELSDEESTRKCSEPSVGKLIGMDCNVDDEYLNGSANRAGDSSSETNHKGTLKSAQSIEPYKSSEKQINRNLLTMSGFSMSKIAYIIFLDKIKENCRVQESVKKNEEIPFFLSAQLDRNIEYAEGKELEFLQNITRGEADAGEEAAEREEVVDEVVNEVVDEAVDEVVDKVADEVGDKGDNQVDTPGDGHAKPKANPRKTKNNKNRHITKVDQIEMPKSKMQEMLAQNEDSYINVLKYLMGLSPSGVHFNILCLSSKDELENMMNFFIYHVKTNDNIDLIQAYIFIFLKAHGKKLLKTKDKKLRNTTEVLLQEIQTSWSNINFLFESVIFFIKFLTNIQME is encoded by the exons ATGGGCGTAGAGAAGAACCCCCCGCACGTGGCGCTCAAACTGAGTGACGTTTTTACCGCAGAAAAGAAACCCGCAAGAGAGAACCCGCAGCACCAACAGAGCAGAAAACCAAACAATGAAGAACTCACAGAAAAGTCGAGAAACATACTGAACAAGTACAGAGTGACGCAATTGAACAATGGagaatttaacaaaatttatgtaaagaATAAATTCTTCAAAGATAGAGCAAGGGTGAATAGACTAAGGCAACCAAATTGGGAGGTAAAAGCTCTCCCCAAAGGAGGCGATGACTCCACGAATGGGGTCCCAACGAAGGATGCGAATGAAGAGGAtacaaacgaaaaaattgacaCCTCGGTTAAATTCTGTAGGAGAAAAATTCACAAACAAAGCAACCTCCTTATGTCGAATGGGACAATAGGGCTAGTTGTGCACAACGGAGTAATGTGCTTGTCGATGAAAGGGCAACAGTGTTTCGTCATCACAAGTGCCAAAAACGCATTTTATGTCCTCGACCCACATAAGCTTAGGAAGGCCTACACATCCGAGCACTACCCAGAAGACATACAAAATTTGTATTGCGCTAATGGGTACGTCTACGTGATTTTCCGAAAAAAGGTTTACAAGGTGAATGAGTctggtgggaaaaaaattttctccttggAGGATGACTTGCATagtattgtaaatattttgacTGTGTATGATTACCTGCTGACGtatagcaaaaaggagatagTTATATGGAATGACGTGTACAAGGAGGGATGCGATAACGACGGTTTTGTTAGCGATTCGTGTAGTGAGGTGGGGCAGGGTGACGAATGGGGAGAAGAGAACCCTGATGAGGAGAAAGCAGCGAAGGAGGGAGAAGTGAACCCTGATGAGGAGAAAGCAGCGAAGGAGGGAGAAGTGAACCCAGATGTGGAAAAAGCAGCGAAGGAGGGAGAAGACGCCCGCCTCTTGGGGGACCCACCCCTGAGTGGCTGCCCAAACGCAAAAAAGCACCTGTTCAAAAGGATCCTCCTATTTGATGACCACTCCGATGTCGAAATACGCTCTGTCATCCACCCCCCAGGGTACATAAATAAAGTGATCATCCTAAcgagtgaaaataaaatttatctcTACAACATCAacaaggagaaaattatCCACGAGTATAGTGCTCTCCGGAGCGTCAACttaagaagcgaaaaaaacataaaaattatgacctTAACAACGAAGAAGGATGAACTGTGCATCGTAACGTCAACCAATGAGCTATACATAATCAACACAGAGAGAGACGAACTGGTGTACTCAAAGAATATACACATGAATGAGGATAAAATTACCTGTGTGCAGTTCTACAATTACACATTTAATGGTGAAAGTATGTCAATCATTTTGGTAGGTACCGAGTTagggaaaattattatgatcGATCCGAATAGCAGTAACTACTTCATTTTGCGAGATGCTCACGATTGTGTGAAGGCCATATTGATACCTCCTCAAGGGGGAGGGTACCTATTCACGGTGGGACAAAGAGACAACAAAATCAATCTGCTCAATTTGCATAAGTCTACGTTCACCTTGGATGTCATGAAGAGAAGAAACAGTTGTGTTGGACTCATCAATAATGTAAAATACCTAGacgatgaaaaatttaaaatagtcGTTTCTGCAAATGAGGTAAATAAACGGGAAGGAAATCTCTACATCATAAACCCACATTGCCCTGAACAGAATAAAGACTTTtcatggaacaaaaaaattaacctcATAGATAGGACCATCATCGATTTTGACATTAATCCCAATAGGCACTACGATTGGAATAACATCCTCGTGTGTGTGAAGAACTCTCACAGAGTTTACTTGGCTTCCTCCTACAAGAAAATCATAGACAACGTGTTTTTGGCCCTTCCCAGTGATGTTATCAGTGGGGCTTCCAAACAGCGCATGCAGAGAAGGGGGAAGGAGGCAGCAAAGAAAAGAGGACAAGGAGTAGAATCACAGGGAGATAACCCCAACGCAGTGAGGGAGGGTCTCTTTGACTGGATCCATAACCTGTCAAATCATGCACAGGAAGGTACCAGCGAATCgaatgaggagaaggagaaggagtaCAAAATTATTGATGACTACAACCAATATGGAGATttagaagaagatgaaggagaaatgggaatgagaagaaaaaacgcaACGAGTGTGTTGATATCTACATGTGGACATATTGGCATCGTGGGGTACAGTGATGGAGAAATTCATTCCTTCAACATACAATCGGCAACGTACAGAAATGAGTACAAGCTGAATAAATACTCTTTCAAATCAAAGGCACATCTAAATGGAGATATTTTGAAGCTGTACCGATATGGTATAAGCAATTTCGTGTCCGCCTCAAACAGCAAGGAAGATCTTTATCTAAGGGTATGGAATATATACACAAGTGAGTTAGTATACTCCTACTGTATCAAAAAGGAGTACCTAAATAGTGGTCAATGTAAAAGGAATCACAACAGTGATGATGTTACCATCTCTTCCTTCTACCATTTTAACATCCTCACTGTGGTATGCCTTTCAAATAACCACACAGTTATTCTAGACATTGAGCAGAAATCTATAACCAGAAAATTCGACTTCGCATATGCAGTTACCAATGCTACTTTCAGTGCTGACAACAGATTAATTCTATTCGCTCTAAAGAATAGAACTCTACTACTGTATGAAATTATATCCAACACTTTTATCGATTACTTGTTATTCAAAAGTGATATCACTTCCATGTTGTATAATGACGTTTATTTGTACACTGCACATAGCGACGCGGAAAATTATCTCTACTCCTTTACTAATAAAAATCTATTCAATAGCAATAACTACGTTGTTAATGATTATCAGTCCTTTGGTGCCTTTCTCATGGAGGAGTTGTCTGATGAGGAAAGCACCCGCAAGTGCTCCGAACCAAGCGTGGGGAAACTCATTGGGATGGATTGCAACGTGGATGATGAATACCTGAATGGCAGCGCCAATCGAGCAGGGGACTCCTCAAGCGAGACCAACCATAAGGGAACGCTCAAATCGGCGCAGTCAATCGAACCATACAAATCCAGCGAAAAACAAATCAACAGAAATTTACTCACCATGTCGGGATTTAGCATGTCAAAGATTGCCTATATCATCTTCTTAGAtaagataaaagaaaattgcagGGTACAAGagagcgtaaaaaaaaatgaagaaatcccctttttcctcAGCGCGCAGCTGGACAGAAATATAGAGTACGCAGAAGGGAAGGAACTGGAGTTTCTGCAAAATATCACCAGGGGGGAGGCTGACGCGGGGGAAGAGGCTGCGGAGCGGGAAGAGGTGGTTGACGAAGTGGTTAACGAAGTGGTTGACGAAGCGGTTGACGAAGTGGTAGACAAAGTGGCCGACGAAGTGGGAGATAAAGGGGATAACCAGGTGGACACCCCTGGCGATGGCCACGCGAAGCCCAAAGCGAACCCccgaaaaacgaaaaacaacaaaaacaGACACATCACCAAGGTGGATCAAATTGAAATGCCCAAATCTAAGATGCAGGAAATGCTGGCCCAAAACGAGGACTCATACATCA ACGTCTTGAAGTACCTGATGGGACTCTCCCCATCCGGGGTGCACTTCAACATCCTCTGTTTGAGCTCCAAGGACGAG ctggaaaatatgatgaactttttcatttatcatGTCAAAACGAACGACAATATCGACCTGATTCAAGCAtacatattcatatttttaaaa gcGCACGGCAAAAAGCTGCTGAAAACGAAAGACAAAAAACTTAGGAACACCACAGAGGTGTTGCTGCAGGAAATACAAACGAGCTGGTCGAATATCAATTTCTTATTTGAaagcgttattttttttatcaaatttttaacaaatataCAGATGGAGTGA
- a CDS encoding hypothetical protein (putative), with the protein MPKFNFFPKVNFLAYIKKIKLRYNPGAAYNDNCRSLIYHIETQQKKDKFLDLEYKLELIDYNEEPLIEIEMQNSKVFKFNPENYDLQEIQRVIDEDQQQLHKNFMKANLLESNENSF; encoded by the exons ATGCCAAAGTTTAACTTCTTCCCAAAGGTCAATTTTTTAgcctacataaaaaaaattaagttaaGGTATAACCCCGGCGCCGCGTACAATGACAACTGCCGTAgcttaatttatcatattgAAACGCAGCAGAAAAAAGACAAGTTCCTGGATCTGGAATACAAGCTGGAGTTAATTGA TTATAATGAAGAACCTCTGATAGAAATTGAAATGCAAAATAGCAAAGTTTTCAA GTTTAACCCGGAGAATTACGACTTGCAAGAAATTCAGCGAGTGATTGACGAAGATCAGCAGCAGT TGCACAAGAACTTTATGAAGGCAAACTTGTTGGAGAGTAATGAGAATTCCTTTTGA
- a CDS encoding helicase (putative), whose product MPPALLLICLSITIEKVNEYGGMPTAFASPMGTFNFGKYNGKTFEEVFEKHKSYVTWVKNLENPSGSLIQFKEYVLEREKGQQGERVHQGERGHQGQLLPSQGHFGHPGHLGSKSPANCSRGQGWEGGTWEGYQDRTGGDTYRSRSSFDRSPNAVLKGVGTPGGSYKKEGYQEGAKSVNKMNSREYKTYEENIMNEISNSYNKSEKGERVEFDIIVAFEIFSDDTFKIVQKDNNSNGGGRKFASFKNFVPKELFKILSEFNPTLKKTNNYSCITFEADKYEYVLSNLKEKCTILGGIQSIPNFLLKCFKQYSRFSEPQKVSEITASILTNTLCPYTKKNYDKMDILVGEKLSAELKNFQREGVYFGLKKNGRVLIGDEMGLGKTLQALALMAFYQEDWPFIVVCPSSIRFQWKDQALRWLSHLLSEDQICVVKSGKTDIPRNCKMIIISYELITKNDKYQNKYKSIVCDESHYLKNSFSKRTKAITPIIRSAKRCVLLSGTPALNKPSELYEQVSSIIPNLFNYHEFCDRYCFKDKNIYTRKIEYVGCKHTEELHLFLTNTIMIRRLKKDVLKELPEKLRSKIPVEIPPKELSEILTYHRKLESQKNINLSEDMNELPLSGGGNEYGYGQSTSGIPNKGDEDNVSISHLFKMTGYAKVKAIKEYITYLIDADIKFLLFCHHRLVMDEIDDFLTEKKTMFIRVDGLTPIEKREVYIKSFQNDDQVKIALLSLTACGIGLNLTAANTVVFGELYWVPGQIIQAEDRAHRIGTTHEVVNIHYLIAQNTIDEIVWKIINRKWNTLTTALNGMEDSLNVKEVNKFDKFMIDLTNDANKSYPTSLVTTPKVRRKSSEHNKSFGSSSSNTKRDRDIRDFFKSSEKSAEKFDSAKKRSYDTPTNDCSSDSTSPIIVSKRYKTELH is encoded by the exons ATGCCACCTGCTCTCCTGCTCATTTGTCTTTCCATTACGATCGAAAAGGTGAATGAGTACGGAGGCATGCCCACAGCATT TGCATCCCCCATGGGTACCTTCAACTTCGGCAAGTACAACGGGAAGACCTTCGAGGAGGTGTTCGAGAAGCATAAGTCGTACGTGACATGGGTGAAGAACCTGGAGAACCCCTCGGGGTCGCTAATCCAGTTCAAGGAGTATGTCCTGGAGAGGGAAAAGGGGCAGCAGGGGGAGCGGGTTCATCAGGGGGAGCGCGGTCATCAGGGGCAACTGCTCCCCTCGCAAGGGCATTTTGGCCATCCGGGACACTTGGGCAGCAAATCCCCTGCGAACTGCTCACGCGGCCAGGGGTGGGAAGGTGGCACTTGGGAAGGATACCAAGATAGGACAGGAGGGGACACGTACCGAAGTAGAAGCTCGTTTGATAGAAGCCCCAATGCAGTGCTCAAAGGGGTGGGCACTCCCGGAGGAagttacaaaaaggaaggataCCAAGAAGGGGCTAAATcagtgaacaaaatgaatagcAGAGAATACAAGACGTACGAGGAGAACATAATGAATGAAATAAGTAACAGCTATAATAAGagtgaaaaaggagagagagTCGAATTCGATATCATAGTGGCGTTTGAAATTTTCAGTGATGACACTTTTAAGATTGTACAAAAGGATAACAACAGTAATGGAGGGGGTAGGAAATTTGCTAGCTTTAAAAACTTCGTCCCGAAAGAGctattcaaaatattatccGAATTTAATCCAACATTAAAGAAAACCAATAACTATTCCTGCATCACCTTCGAAGCAGATAAATACGAATATGTGTTGTCcaatttgaaagaaaaatgtaccATTTTGGGAGGCATACAGAGCATCCCTAATTTCCTTCTAAAGTGTTTTAAACAGTACAGCCGATTTTCAGAGCCACAAAAAGTTTCAGAAATTACTGCAAGTATTCTGACCAATACTTTATGTCCatacacgaaaaaaaattatgacaaaATGGATATCCTTGTGGGAGAAAAGCTAAGtgcagaattaaaaaattttcaaagaGAAGGAGTTTATtttggtttaaaaaaaaatggcagagTATTAATAGGTGATGAAATGGGATTGGGAAAAACATTACAAGCATTAGCTCTGATGGCATTTTATCAGGAAGACTGGCCATTCATCGTTGTTTGTCCATCATCCATTAGGTTTCAGTGGAAGGATCAGGCACTACGATGGTTATCTCATTTGTTATCGGAAGATCAAATCTGTGTTGtgaaaagtggaaaaacagATATCCCCagaaattgcaaaatgatTATAATATCCTACGAATTAATTACCAAAAATGATAAGTATCAGAATAAGTACAAATCTATCGTATGTGATGAATCtcattatttgaaaaattccttttcaaaGAGAACAAAAGCTATTACTCCCATTATTAGGAGTGCCAAGAGATGTGTCCTGTTATCAGGTACCCCAGCTTTGAATAAACCATCTGAATTGTATGAACAAGTGTCGAGCATTATTCCtaacctttttaattaccATGAGTTTTGCGATAGATACTGCTTTAAGGACAAAAATATCTACACGAGAAAAATCGAATACGTTGGATGCAAACACACAGAGGAGTTACACCTATTTCTGACCAATACGATTATGATAAggagattaaaaaaagatgttTTGAAAGAATTGCCGGAAAAACTGAGATCCAAAATTCCAGTGGAAATACCTCCAAAAGAGTTAAGCGAAATTCTTACCTACCACAGGAAATTAGAATCCCAAAAGAATATCAACCTTTCGGAAGATATGAACGAACTACCCCTGTCCGGTGGGGGTAATGAGTACGGGTATGGCCAAAGCACTAGTGGTATTCCCAACAAGGGTGACGAAGATAATGTGTCCATTTCGCATCTATTCAAAATGACGGGTTATGCAAAAGTGAAAGCCATAAAGGAATACATCACATACCTTATCGATGCGGATATCAAGTTTCTTCTCTTCTGTCACCATAGATTAGTAATGGATGAAATTGACGATTTTTtgacagagaaaaaaaccatGTTTATACGGGTAGATGGATTAACCCCTattgaaaaaagagaagtGTATATTAAGAGCTTCCAAAATGATGATCAGGTAAAAATTGCATTACTGTCATTGACTGCTTGCGGGATAGGGTTAAACTTAACTGCTGCAAATACAGTCGTTTTTGGAGAGTTGTACTGGGTACCAGGACAAATAATACAAGCAGAAGATCGAGCACACAGAATTGGTACCACCCATGAAGTTGTTAACATCCATTATTTAATTGCACAAAATACCATTGATGAAATTGTttggaaaattattaacagaaAGTGGAATACACTTACGACGGCCTTGAATGGAATGGAAGACTCACTAAATGTGAAGGAGGTAAATAAGTTCGATAAATTTATGATAGACCTAACCAACGATGCGAATAAGTCTTATCCCACCTCGTTGGTCACGACCCCTAAAGTTAGGAGGAAATCATCCGAACATAACAAATCATTTGGAAGCTCCAGTAGTAACACCAAACGGGATAGGGACATACGCGATTTCTTCAAGTCGAGTGAGAAGTCCGCCGAAAAGTTCGATTCTGCCAAAAAGAGGTCGTACGACACTCCAACGAATGATTGCTCTTCGGACAGCACCTCGCCAATTATAGTCAGCAAGCGGTACAAAACGGAGTTGCACTAG